One Hippoglossus stenolepis isolate QCI-W04-F060 chromosome 9, HSTE1.2, whole genome shotgun sequence genomic region harbors:
- the LOC118115329 gene encoding perforin-1-like, translated as MASRLPLLLLLLCSLTLAEAQLRLFNIRASGLPSDNLGITDGYVKAFCGSASLGVTSVRDNDPNPWWGEEFSYYKAQQNDILRLEVHDEDLIFDDFLGVCQRPIQPGTHEHNCYLEKGGTLHYTYSLN; from the coding sequence ATGGCCTcccgtcttcctctcctcctgctgctcctgtgcaGTCTGACACTGGCTGAAGCCCAGCTCAGGCTGTTCAACATTCGGGCAAGTGGTCTTCCCTCTGACAACCTGGGAATCACAGACGGCTACGTCAAGGCGTTCTGTGGCTCTGCCTCTCTGGGTGTGACATCCGTCCGTGACAACGATCCCAACCCCTGGTGGGGGGAGGAGTTCTCCTACTACAAGGCCCAGCAGAACGACATACTGAGGCTGGAGGTTCACGATGAGGACCTGATCTTCGATGACTTTCTGGGAGTCTGCCAGCGTCCGATCCAACCAGGAACCCATGAGCACAACTGCTACTTGGAGAAAGGTGGCACCCTCCATTACACCTACAGCCTCAACTGA